The following proteins come from a genomic window of Micromonas commoda chromosome 2, complete sequence:
- a CDS encoding DNA glycosylase (Predicted protein similar to the DEMETER family of bifunctional DNA glycocylases. ChromDB ID: DNG20102) translates to MRLPSKLKKPRSDAAVPSSKTPRGRGGPRAALEPPSPSPTRDGSRKPRTPASSRDDPPGSRAGTRAKVPRLLRRVTRGALKPVKPPARSTRNVAPTYVPKKRREELAPTPHADEPRNTRKPPRKNKLLERTPRGALAAAAAAAAAHRRGRPRTDRDAVVSDAVRREPRTPQGRAARRDALEDRPRTLIGRRVRVELNRAKRTLQTAHRALANVVGRRLLVFWPSDAKFYRGCVAGYDSSNGKHHLVYDDGDEERVNLAKQRVMWEGGADDDTRAAMNALGENRRREGKKKRDGADGAAEAAAGRDTKRKRTTKKVPKKKAEREEEGAPMSGAVEADGCKEGIDEPERVTKVGREGGGVGTFRARETAEKLNAPGKKSKPKKRITMRHAVALALRRAGDKGMSTEEIVNLVMRDRRLVIKSKSPRGSITAVLWNRSKSKGLFVSAGPSRHKLAPGIHIPDADCGVADEDAYDPPASPPAAAANEPAKDVCAMLSVIGGERVCVTLAFNQTFTPVPRVDESSRWCGLALSPGVGTWSKRGRRKPRSPSVLSAARVNRHVSRLRGVVHTIFKGPKKYSRRTVEKMREEFRARVAQHMAGAIADADAALARGRRTTPACPCRVCDDPDNPANSVAFRCQLAVDDEDDRVRVSLVPEPPVCLQIQATLSALTHTVGAAIALQGAASIGFRVGVAWPMDGCHYPAKIIRYDPEELKHMVEYDDDGVREYLALWDEDIVPLDGTTRRGVLGLHAPDLSSFTVEDTPLPRAQSDIRRYISMDQMVTTFGGPEMDWVERGFAPHRKGRGRPPKHGPRPEVAYVKGPKMPRHRRCGMCHTCLHPTLKKRCEMNKGPIIPRGKNKERGYRYVQTQAYTPLSVKTVFVTANAGYQPDMNFDEFIQWGLPATDRVPDLTDGVANMSLRREVPREISAAALTFPANASHLFDAPPRNVEIEDDNLLADDVPLARFISNAEERDDEEDDDDEKDKDDDDIPLARLLPTCDNEETHVWDSIGNAIDETSAPYEEVDALITAGWGENKRPRLARTRGDRGRKRVYALAALNWNTRMVRALNPNIPREPEVDTEFLPEIPYYGSVPFWRVPRWAHPLWPLGGIGINYGVVNRRPMREARKLPRVWRGKDLDMIVFGRDERLEWARKTGMFLARARTALGDRRLKMDAWGGSVLDSVFGALLTQNVSDVLSSSAIMNLAAKFPGPGTYLGRHKARERSPPPGNVETDGPNADPFDSPPRSSAGPQPTEEPVTEEPVTEEPVTEEPVTEEPVTEEPVTEEPVTEEPVTEELVTAATGAAAFMDERVSRPAFETSQPPEAEPAEPRAEKTLAPVAIPAPPDAGPSPEPTPPTPPTPPVAEKKSKAQRIREERAALAAQALEAQDPCPRSENTYDMIDWRAVMNAPLGDVVECIRCRGMHFMQARRIQRILRRIHDERKGELSLEFLRNCTVEIARGYLLSLEGFGVKTVSCITLLSLFRADFPVDVNVGRIMARLGWVPLETEQALEELAEYAPEPAVYTFLRERLNSFGLQTLFELHYHMITLGKVFCEKRTPNCRACPLRDMCEYASSGGKHQTDPKKARQDTIGTAAATAAAAAAAAAGTASPPLSPVTPAPANPAPPPPPSHLDVTNEILEAGDEPKASAPETLDETLDAIMRVGGSWEKGGKPPSGAAAVLRLDPGADFLTAKAAHQRLSRVVHPDKCADPRADRAFALITAARNAMDPHFHKPFDNPDSVVKDGAYNVTVDNEIIVEETPCGVHDIEDDPTSDACMAATLSAETAGFAAHAATVAASIAASPLQLAIRPPPPNMSRIRHELKAWSLTSDLVPASLLERAPELDVGYYLAVRCGLPSATAAARIASESAGRKMVPLTVMVPCRAAMNGKFPLHGTYFQTNEVFLDAETAVRPKLVAASELETLPTVSVYLGSSVASICRGMSRAEVASSFANRAVCVRSWEPHTGHPRPLPRWACPFIPLGASLGPAPGDDETITALRPPPPTPPANVEDDDKEREERAELDAIAGMDEAWDVVEDGPELAAAAAAALRAADAIDGVAANAAAEEDDDDAFERGGGDDTAGDELGVEDGAPRATKVRRVASTTEWSSRVLLEYAARRRYAAETAREAAKAERRRRRKEEREAARRRGGSAGREASASSAGAASTASDGSGSVAKRKASEEAGVPIYRFFAPRGSSPPA, encoded by the coding sequence ATGAGGCTGCCGTCCAAGCTGAAAAAGCCCAGATCCGACGCCGCTGTACCATCGTCAAAAACACCTCGCGGTCGAGGTGGACCCAGAgcggcgctcgagcccccctcgccgtctcccACGCGCGACGGTTCGAGGAAACCCCGAACTCccgcgtcatcgcgcgaTGACCCTCcgggctcccgcgccgggacccgcgccaaggtcccgcgcctcctccgcagGGTCACACGAGGGGCGCTCAAGCCGGTGAAaccaccggcgcgatcgacccGCAACGTCGCGCCGACCTACGTCCCGAAGAAGAGGCGTGAGGAGCTCGCCCCGACACcccacgccgacgagccACGGAACACCCGAAAGCCTCCGCGTAAAAATAAACTTCTCgagaggacgccgcgcggggccctcgccgccgccgccgccgccgccgccgcccatcgacggggacgaccgcgaacggaccgcgacgcggtcgtgtcggacgcggtgaggcgcgagccgaggacgccgcagggccgcgccgcgcgccgggacgccctcgaggaccGACCCCGCACCCTGATtggccgccgggtccgcgtcgagctcaaCCGCGCCAAACGAACGCTCCAAaccgcgcaccgcgcgctcgcgaacgtcgtcggccgCAGGCTGCTGGTGTTTTGGCCGAGTGATGCCAAGTTTTACcgcgggtgcgtcgcggggTACGACTCCTCGAACGGTAAACACCACCTGGTGtatgacgacggcgacgaggaacgcgtcAACCTCGCGAAGCAGAGGGTCATGTGGgaggggggcgcggacgacgacacgagagccgcgatgaacgcgctcGGGGAAAACCGGAGGAGGGaggggaagaagaagagggaCGGGGCCGACGGCGcagccgaggcggcggcggggagggatACGAAAAGGAAGAGGACAACGAAGAAGGTGCCaaagaagaaggcggagcgcgaagaggagggcgcgccgaTGAGCGGTGCCGTGGAGGCTGACGGATGCAAGGAGGGGATCGACGAGCCGGAGAGGGTGACGAAGGTTGGCcgggaaggcggcggcgtcgggacgTTCCGCGCGAGAGAGACTGCAGAAAAGTTGAACGCGCCGGGGAAAAAGTCCAAACCGAAGAAGAGGATCACCATGAGGCacgcggtcgcgctcgccctgcgccgcgcgggggacaAGGGCATGTCCACCGAGGAGATTGTCAACCTGGTGATGCGGGACAGGCGTCTGGTGATCAAGTCGAAGTCCCCGAGGGGGTCCATCACCGCGGTGCTGTGGAACAGGTCCAAGTCCAAGGGATTGTTCGTCAGCGCGGGACCCTCGAGGCACAAACTCGCGCCCGGGATCCACATCCCCGACGCGGactgcggcgtcgccgatgaaGACGCCTACGATCCGCCCGCCTCACCgccggcagccgccgcgaacgagccgGCGAAGGACGTATGCGCGATGCTGAGCGTCATCGGGGGAGAGCGCGTGTGCGTCACGCTCGCGTTTAACCAGACTTTCACgcccgtccctcgcgtcgacgagtcCTCGCGCTGGTGCGGACTCGCGCTCAGTCCGGGCGTGGGGACGTGGTCGAAGCGCGGGCGTCGAAAGCCGAGGAGCCCGTCCGTTCTCTCGGCGGCTCGAGTGAATCGCCACGTCagccgcctgcgcggcgtcgtgcacACGATTTTCAAAGGACCGAAGAAGTACTCGAGGAGGACCGTCGAGAAGATGCGGGAGGAGTTCAGGGCCCGGGTGGCGCAGCACATGGCCGGCGCaatcgcggacgccgacgctgccctcgcgcgcggacgtcgcacCACTCCCGCGTGTCCGTGTCGGGTCTGCGACGACCCCGATAACCCCGCCAACTCTGTCGCGTTTCGGTGCcaactcgccgtcgacgacgaggacgatcgGGTCCGTGTCTCGCTCGTTCCCGAGCCACCCGTCTGCCTCCAGATCCAGGCCACGCTCTCGGCGCTGACTCACACCGTCGGagcggcgatcgcgctccagggcgcggcgagcatcggatttcgcgtcggcgtggcgTGGCCGATGGACGGGTGCCATTATCCCGCCAAGATCATCAGGTACGACCCTGAGGAGTTGAAACACATGGTggagtacgacgacgacggcgtgaggGAATACCTGGCGCTGTGGGACGAGGATATCGTGCCCTTAGACGGCACCACACGGAGGGGGGTGCTCGGGCTTCACGCGCCGGACCTGTCGTCGTTCACGGTCGAGGACACGCCTCTTCCCAGGGCGCAGTCTGACATCCGAAGGTACATAAGCATGGACCAGATGGTGACCACCTTTGGAGGGCCGGAGATGGATTGGGTGGAGCGAGGGTTCGCTCCCCACCGGAAGGGTCGCGGACGCCCCCCGAAACACGGCCCTCGACCCGAGGTTGCGTACGTGAAGGGGCCAAAGATGCCGCGGCACAGGCGATGCGGCATGTGTCACACCTGCCTCCACCCGACGTTGAAAAAACGGTGCGAGATGAACAAGGGTCCAATCATACCCCGAGGCAAGAACAAGGAAAGGGGGTACAGGTACGTGCAGACCCAGGCGTACACGCCGCTATCCGTCAAGACCGTTTTTGTCACGGCCAACGCCGGGTATCAGCCGGACATGAACTTCGACGAGTTCATCCAGTGGGGCCTGCCCGCGACGGATCGTGTTCCGGACCTCACGGATGGCGTGGCGAACATgtcgctccgtcgcgaggTACCGAGGGAGatttcggcggcggctctgaCGTTCCCGGCAAACGCGAGCCATCTCTTTGACGCGCCTCCTCGGAACGTCGAGATCGAGGACGATAACCTGCTCGCGGACGATGTTCCGCTCGCGAGGTTCATCTCAAACGCTGAGGAAAGGGATGATGAGGAagatgacgacgatgaaAAAGAcaaagacgacgacgacataCCGCTCGCCCGGCTGCTCCCGACTTGTGACAACGAAGAAACCCACGTCTGGGATAGCATCGGCAACGCGATTGACGAAACCTCTGCACCATACGAAGAGGTCGACGCTCTCATAACGGCCGGTTGGGGTGAGAACaagcgccctcgcctcgcgaggACACGCGGCGATAGGGGCCGTAAGAGGGTgtacgcgctcgccgctctcAACTGGAACACCCGGATGGTTCGAGCGTTAAACCCAAACATCCCGCGCGAGCCAGAGGTTGATACCGAGTTTTTACCGGAGATTCCGTACTACGGTTCCGTTCCGTTTTGGCGCGTGCCGCGGTGGGCGCACCCCCTATGGCCcctcggcggcatcggcatAAACTACGGCGTCGTTAACAGGAGGCCCATGCGGGAGGCGCGCAAACTCCCGAGGGTGTGGCGCGGCAAAGACCTCGACATGATCGTGTTCGGGCGCGATGAGCGGCTGGAGTGGGCGCGGAAGACGGGTATGTtcctggcgcgcgcgaggaccgcgctgGGGGACAGACGGTTGAAGATGGACGCGTGGGGCGGAAGCGTGCTGGACAGCGTGTTCGGCGCCTTGCTCACTCAAAACGTGTCCGACGTTTTGTCCTCGTCGGCTATCATGAATCTTGCGGCGAAGTTTCCAGGGCCCGGGACCTACCTCGGGAGACACAAGGCTCGAGAgcggagcccgccgccgggtaaCGTCGAAACCGACGGGCCAAACGCCGATCCCTTCGATTCGCCTCCGAGATCATCCGCGGGGCCGCAGCCGACCGAGGAGCCGGTGACCGAGGAGCCGGTGACCGAGGAGCCGGTGACCGAGGAGCCGGTGACCGAGGAGCCGGTGACCGAGGAGCCGGTGACCGAAGAGCCGGTGACCGAGGAGCCGGTgaccgaggagctcgtcaccgccgccaccggcgcggcggcgttcatgGACGAGCGGGTTTCGCGTCCCGCCTTTGAAACATCTCAGCCGCCCGAAGCGGAACCTGCCGAGCCGAGAGCGGAGAAGACTctggcgcccgtcgcgatccccgcgccgcccgacgccggacCATCCccggagccgacgccgccgacgccgccgacgccgccggtcgccgaGAAAAAGTCGAAAGCGCAGAGGAttcgcgaggaacgcgcggcgctcgcggcgcaggcgctcgaggctcaGGACCCGTGCCCGCGCTCCGAGAACACCTACGACATGATCGACTGGAGAGCGGTGATGAACGCGCCGCTTGGGGACGTGGTGGAATGCATCCGGTGCCGCGGCATGCACTTCATGCAGGCGCGACGGATCCAGCGCATACTCCGACGCATCCACGACGAGCGCAAAGGGGAGCTCTCGCTGGAGTTTCTGCGGAATTGCACCGTGGAGATTGCCCGGGGTTACCTCCTGAGTCTTGAGGGGTTCGGGGTCAAGACCGTGTCGTGCATCACGCTCCTCTCCTTATTCCGCGCGGACTTCCCCGTGGACGTAAACGTGGGCAGAATCATGGCGAGGCTCGGGTGGGTGCCCCTGGAGACCGAacaggcgctcgaggagctggcCGAGtacgcgcccgagcccgccgtgTACACGTTCCTGAGGGAGAGATTGAACAGCTTCGGGTTACAGACGCTGTTCGAGCTCCACTACCACATGATCACGCTCGGTAAGGTGTTCTGCGAGAAACGGACGCCAAACTGCAGGGCATGCCCGTTGCGAGACATGTGCGAGtacgcgagctcggggggAAAGCACCAGACGGATCCGAAGAAGGCGCGACAGGACACGATtggcaccgcggcggcgacggcggcggcggcagccgccgcagccgccggaACCGCCTCCCCTCCTCtctcgccggtgacgcccgcgccggcgaacccggcgcctcccccgccgccgtcgcaccTCGACGTCACGAACGAGATCCTCGAGGCCGGCGATGAACCGAAAGCGTCCGCCCCGGAGACCCTCGACGAGACTCTCGACGCGATCATGCGGGTCGGCGGGTCGTGGGAGAAGGGCGGCAAGCCcccgtccggcgcggcggcggtgctccgcctggaccccggcgcggactTTCTCACCGCAAAGGCCGCGCACCAGAGGCTGTCCAGGGTGGTTCACCCGGATAAATGCGCGGATCCGAGGGCTGATCGAGCGTTCGCGCTCATCACCGCGGCTCGCAACGCGATGGACCCACACTTTCACAAACCGTTTGACAATCCCGACTCGGTGGTGAAAGACGGCGCGTATAACGTCACGGTGGACAACGAGATCATCGTCGAGGAGACGCCGTGCGGGGTTCACGACATCGAGGACGATCCCACCTCGGACGCGTGCATGGCGGCGACCCTATCCGCGGAGACCGCAgggttcgccgcgcacgccgccaccgtcgcggcgtcaaTCGCCGCTTCTCCGCTTCAGCTCGCGattcgaccgccgccgccgaacatgTCCCGCATTCGTCACGAGCTGAAGGCCTGGTCGCTCACCTCGGACCTGGTACCGGCGTCCCTGCTGGAACGCGCGCCGGAGCTGGACGTGGGGTACTACCTGGCGGTGCGGTGCGGCCtgccgtccgcgacggcagcggcgaggatcgcgtcCGAGTCGGCAGGCCGAAAGATGGTCCCGCTGACGGTGATGGTCCCGtgtcgcgcggcgatgaacggcAAGTTTCCGCTGCACGGCACGTACTTCCAGACGAATGAGGTATTCCTCGACGCGGAAACCGCGGTGAGGCccaagctcgtcgccgcctcggagcTCGAGACGCTTCCCACCGTGTCCGTCTATCTCGGGTCGTCGGTTGCGAGCATATGCCGGGGTATGTCCCGCGCAGAGGTCGCCTCCAGCTTTGCCAACCGCGCGGTGTGCGTCAGATCGTGGGAGCCGCACACAGGGCACCCGAGACCCCTACCCAGGTGGGCGTGTCCTTTCATccccctcggcgcgtccttGGGGCCCGCCCCGGGTGACGACGAGACGATCACGGCGCTtcgacccccgccgccgaccccgccggcaaacgtcgaggacgacgacaaggaaCGGGAAGAGcgggcggagctcgacgcgatcgccggcaTGGACGAGGCGTGGGACGTGGTAGAAGACGGTCCAGAgctggcggccgcggcggccgcggccctgcgcgcggcggacgcgatcgacggagtcgcggcgaacgcggcggcggaggaggacgacgacgacgctttcgaacgaggcggcggcgatgacacagctggcgacgaaCTCGGGGTGGAGGATggggcaccgcgcgcgacgaaggtTCGACGCGTGGCGTCCACGACGGAGTGGAGTTCGCGCGTGCTCCTCGAgtacgccgcgcggcgcaggtacgcggcggagaccgcgcgggaggctgccaaagccgagcggcggcgtcggcggaaggaggagagggaggcggcgaggcggcgggggggaaGCGCCGGCCGGgaggcctcggcgtcgtccgcgggcgccgcgtcgacggcgagcgacgggagcgggagcgTCGCGAAGCGCAAGGcttcggaggaggcgggggtTCCGATATATCGtttcttcgcgccgcgcgggtcatcgccgccggcgtga
- a CDS encoding predicted protein, producing MVSKEEFDKAAEEVKAYAQCTNDEQLELYGWFKQANVGDVNTARPGMLDFKGKAKWDAWEKCKGTSKEDAMAKYVEVVEKIKAKYA from the exons ATGGTATCCAAGGAGGAATTCGACaaggcggccgaggaggtcaaggcgtACGCCCAGTGCACCAACGACGAGCAGCTGGAGCTCTACGGCTGGTTCAAGCAGGCcaacgtcggcgacgtgaaCACCG CTCGCCCCGGCATGCTCGACTTCAAAGGCAAGGCCAAGTGGGACGCCTGGGAGAAGTGCAAGGGCACCTCCAAGGAGGACGCCATGGCCAAGtacgtcgaggtcgtcgagaaGATCAAGGCGAAGTACGCCTGA
- a CDS encoding Serine/threonine phosphatase family protein (Serine/threonine phosphatases, family 2C, catalytic domain; The protein architecture and deduced catalytic mechanism of PP2C phosphatases are similar to the PP1, PP2A, PP2B family of protein Ser/Thr phosphatases, with which PP2C shares no sequence similarity), producing MNGEGGAEADDAGRDATTAASTSGEPTEQNGSFVPPSIRSGEHGELGPRRTMEDASSCREGVVAEGCDDPLAFYCLFDGHGGRGCADFLNERLVANITSDPSFAKDPAQAMRDAFQRTDEDFRASMGAEGDASGSTALALCVRGGTLLVANAGDCRAVLSRRGRATDLSTDQRPSCSTEMSRIEAAGGSVEDGYINGHLGVARAFGDFHIEGLKGKAGGEPGPLIATPEVETHALTHEDEFVIMACDGLWDVFSSHNAVDFTRLALRRHNDPSTAARELALEALRRDSCDNVTVIVVCFSDDPPPDKRVEGRTAPMRFGRTISSEGLSSLQKAIRDDDEAAIEAIQNSPAPAMRPRGLTRVSSINPSSPSRGKNLSGGFLNALDNLDLSMEGSLTPLAEETNTRGSPASAEK from the exons ATGAACGGGGAggggggcgccgaggcggatgatgccgggcgcgacgcgacgaccgcggcgtcgaccagCGGTGAACCCACCGAACAAAACGGCTCGTTCGTGCCGCCGTCCATTCGCAGCGGGGAGCACGGGGAGTTGggcccgaggcggacgatGGAGGACGCCAGCTCGTGCAGGGAGGGTGTTGTCGCCGAGGGTTGCGACGACCCGCTGGCGTTCTACTGCCTGTTCGACGGGCACGGCGGGAGGGGATGCGCGGACTTCCTCAACGAAAGGCTTGTGGCCAATATCACCTCGGATCCGTCGTTCGCGAAGGACCCGGCGCAGGCGATG AGAGACGCGTTCCAGCGCACGGACGAAGACTTCAGAGCGTCGATGGGCGCGGAAGGAGACGCGTCGGGCTccacggcgctggcgctgtgCGTGAGGGGCGGGACGCTCCTCGTGGCCAACGCCGGCGATTGCCGAGCGGTGCTgtcgcgtcgggggcgagcCACGGACCTCTCCACCGACCAGCGGCCGAGCTGCTCCACGGAGATGTCGCGCAtagaggcggcgggggggtcCGTCGAGGACGGGTACATCAACGGGCACCTGGGCGTGGCGAGGGCCTTCGGCGACTTCCACATAGAGGGCCTCAAGGGGAAGGCGGGGGGCGAACCCGGTCCGCTGatcgcgacgcccgaggTGGAGACGCACGCTTTGACCCACGAGGACGAGTTCGTCATCATGGCGTGCGACGGGCTGTGGGACGTGTTCAGCTCGCACAACGCCGTGGACTTTACGAGGCTGGCGCTGCGCAGGCACAACgacccgtcgacggcggcgagggagctggcgctggaggcgctcCGAAGGGACTCGTGCGATAACGTGACCGTGATCGTCGTTTGCTTCTCGGATGATCCCCCGCCGGATAAGAGGGTGGAGGGTAGGACGGCACCGATGCGGTTCGGGCGGACCATCTCCAGCGAGGGGCTGAGCTCGCTGCAGAAGGCGatccgggacgacgacgaggcggcgattgAGGCGATTCAAAAttcgcccgccccggcgatgCGACCTCGGGGGCTGACGCGCGTGAGCAGCATCAacccgtcgagcccgagccgggGGAAGAATCTGAGCGGGGGGTTCTTGAATGCGCTTGATAATCTGGACCTGAGCATGGAGGGGAGTCTGACGCCGCTGGCGGAGGAGACCAACACGAGAGGTTCGCCGGCAAGTGCGGAGAAATAA
- a CDS encoding predicted protein produces MNACVLSIQAKPALRLRGSKPVARRARVASVTRAVISDPPPIKSATKFTQDWALQGVPKDDEIAGTFVTHLECSLTGEKYKADELHGLADSGKPLLVRYDFQALKGKLTREILASRPPTLWKWREMLPVRKAEDCVTLGEWMTPIVDAPKLAAEAGLEEGGALLVKDEGRLPTGSFKARGLVMAVSMAKELGVTRMAMPTNGNAGAAMSAYCSRCGIETYIFAPEDTPDTNIREMALQGANVWRVNGYIDDCGKIVGGGKEEMNWFDTSTLKEPYRIEGKKTMGLELVEQFGWDDLPDVIMYPTGGGTGLIGMWKAFGELKELGLIKPETKLPKMVAVQATGCAPMVNAYDAGEEFATRVDNAFTRSAMGIRVPAAVGDFLILRAVRESGGWAVAVTDDAIDEGQTEFAKKEGFLLCPEGAATYAAFKKGLANGKIKKTDRVLLFNCATGLKYPMPPSNNDIDRHQPIDYGVIAKGI; encoded by the exons ATGAACGCCTGCGTCCTGTCGATCCAGGCCAAGCCCGCGCTCCGCCTTCGCGGCTCCAagcccgtcgcgcgtcgcgcccgcgtcgcatCTGTGACCAGGGCCGTCATCTCCGATCCCCCTCCGATCAAGTCCGCGACTAAATTCACGCAGGACTGGGCGCTCCAG GGCGTCCCCAAGGACGATGAGATCGCCGGGACATTTGTCACCCACCTCGAATGCTCCCTCACCGGCGAGAAATACAAAGCCGACGAGCTTCACGGCCTCGCCGACTCCGGCAAgcccctcctcgtccgctACGACTTCCAGGCGCTCAAGGGCAAGCTGAcccgcgagatcctcgcTTCCCGCCCGCCCACTTTGTGGAAGTGGCGAGAGATGCTCCCCGTGCGCAAGGCGGAGGACTGCGTCACCCTCGGCGAGTGGATGACccccatcgtcgacgcccccaagctcgccgccgaggctggcctcgaggagggcggcgcgctcctcgtcaaGGATGAGGGTCGCCTGCCCACCGGCTCCTTCAAGGCCCGCGGCCTCGTCATGGCCGTCTCCAtggcgaaggagctcggcgtgaCCCGCATGGCCATGCCCACGAACGGCAACGCCGGAGCGGCCATGTCCGCGTACTGCTCCCGCTGCGGCATCGAGACGTACATCTTCGCCCCCGAGGATACCCCGGACACCAACATTCGCGAGATGGCGCTCCAGGGCGCCAACGTCTGGCGCGTCAACGGCTACATCGACGACTGCGGCAagatcgtcggcggcggcaaagaGGAGATGAACTGGTTCGACACCTCCACCCTCAAGGAACCGTACAGGATCGAGGGTAAGAAGACGATgggcctcgagctcgtggagCAGTTTGGCTGGGACGACCTCCCCGACGTCATCATGTACcccaccggcggcggaacCGGGCTCATCGGCATGTGGAAGGCGTTcggcgagctcaaggagctcggcTTGATCAAGCCCGAGACCAAGCTGCCCAAGATGGTCGCCGTCCAGGCCACCGGGTGCGCCCCGATGGTCAACGCctacgacgccggcgaggaattcgccacgcgcgtcgaCAACGCCTTCACCCGCAGCGCGATGGGTATCcgcgtgcccgccgccgtcggcgatttcctcatcctccgcgcggtgcgtgAGTCCGGCGGGTGGGCCGTCGcggtcaccgacgacgccatcgacgagggACAGACGGAGTTTGCCAAGAAGGAGGGATTCCTGCTGTgccccgagggcgccgcgacctACGCCGCGTTCAAGAAGGGACTCGCGAACGGCAAGATCAAGAAGACGGACCGCGTGCTGCTGTTCAACTGCGCCACCGGCCTGAAATATCCCATGCCCCCGTCCAACAACGACATCGACAGGCACCAGCCCATCGACTACGGGGTGATTGCCAAGGGTATCTAA
- a CDS encoding predicted protein — MLAAVSTPRELVPARNVASLRPRARRHLAGSRAPRSVSASHGVANWTSVSIENNPSPVFQLAASVVAPAPPQPNPLAHQMSVKVLFGGFLTVMLAGFTACIAGFFIAVKELVRTCREATIASKNVADSCENFSKACDALKVTMAQADSVLYNAEVVTSGGQVRRRTAANRLQPKLADSPIAAKLFQGRGRIGGGMNATKEGPASRGDTITREAMYTRVMQLIDQNGATAQRVGRIAR, encoded by the coding sequence ATGTTGGCGGCGGTTTCGACGCCCCGGGAGCTCGTTCCCGCGCGGAATGTCGCGTCCCTtcgacctcgcgctcgccgccacctcgcggGGTCGCGCGCACCCCGGAGCGTCTCGGCATCCCACGGGGTTGCCAACTGGACATCGGTATCAATCGAGAATAATCCGTCCCCGGTGTTCCAGCTTGCAGCCTCGGTTGTCGCCCCGGCTCCTCCCCAACCGAACCCGCTCGCGCATCAAATGAGCGTGAAGGTACTcttcggcggcttcctcACCGTGATGCTCGCGGGTTTCACCGCCTGCATCGCCGGTTTCTTCATCGCAGTCAAGGAGCTGGTCCGGACATGCCGCgaggcgacgatcgcgagcAAGAACGTCGCCGACTCGTGCGAGAACTTCAGCAAGGCGTGCGATGCGCTGAAGGTGACGATGGCACAAGCGGATTCTGTGTTGTACAACGCCGAGGTTGTCACCAGCGGCGGGCAGGTGAGAAGGAGGACGGCCGCCAACAGGCTCCAGCCGAAGCTCGCCGACAGCCCAATAGCGGCGAAGCTGTTCCAGGGCCGGGGTCGCATCGGGGGTGGTATGAACGCGACCAAGGAGGGCCCGGCTAGCAGGGGAGACACGATAACGCGGGAGGCGATGTACACTCGCGTCATGCAGCTGATCGACCAGAATGGCGCTACGGCCCAGCGCGTCGGGAGGATTGCGAGATAG